The nucleotide window ccatgctggctggggctgatgggagttgtagtttttaaaaagtaacttttccaagctctgctaggagctataataacagatctgttaaacagatttaacagtcacagggggcggctgatgttttggtgtatatcttgggaaccagaccacctagaaacttcatCCATATGGGATGAAGAGATCCTTTATTACAAAAACAAtggcttaactttttttaaaaaaatatttgtgatgGAAATATGTTCAGTAATTTAATGTAGGCAGTAAACATTTGGAGCAGATGGTATTGTCATTGCATGCTGGGGAAGTGTTTGCACACTGATTCTTGCTTTGACAAAAATGCTTTAGGTGAACTGGACATTCAATGTAAACACTAAAttgctctccccacccccatcccaaaaAAGAGAGGATATTTTGATCAGGAGTTCATTGTTCTTACTCTGTTCACTGTATGCTTCTGGATTCAAAACAAATGGCAAACTAAACATCCTCAAGAGAGACTTCATAAGTCAGTGACACCATTTTTAGACTCCAAAAACCTCACTATCAACCTAATCCCCCAAATAAGGGTATGCATTAATATTGCTGGTTCTTCCAAGCAATGTATTAACATGACATGCAGCTGACACCCAGCACCATTGCACTGTAAAATGACATTGCATTGTCTGTTAATATGTGGTATACATATTAAAGGGATCTATCCATTTACCGCCCCATTTGTAGCCCATTTTGGGGGTCTGAAAGTACATAGCTGCAGAGCTGTGTATTAGTTAGCTTATAAATTGTGATCTCTCTCACAGGAGATCCTTTCTCTATTAAGTCACTTGCTGCAAGACTAGAGAAGATGATTCATGTATCCTTTGAAGTGACAGTATGATTCATTCAACAAGTATGCTTCTGCTCTGAAGTAAGAGTTCTCTTTCAAAATCAGACAAAGGGAAGTCAGCTGAGCTAGCACTAGCTGTGGCTGGTGTGCTGGTCTGCTGACTTACTCACTGCTTGCTGGCTATAAAGACACAGCACACAGACAATGGACACAGAGAGATAGGAGACATCAACCATCATACATCAGTGGTACAGCCTGATAGGGTAGTGTAGGCTGCTGGACTGTGATCTATCCCTGCCATACTATGGGGAAGGGGGACCTCCCTCTATCTCCCATGAAGGGTCTTAATGTAATGCTGAGGTATGATCTGGTATTTAAATAAATGTCACATTAATTAGCACAGCCGTTGTCAATGTCGTGCCCCAGGCTGGGAGGGGAGGATTTGACGAGTCAGCCTCAGACATTGAAGACTATGACaatgaactgggggagggggtgagCAGTTGGGAAAGATCACAGAGCGCACAAATCCCAGTCACTGACACCTTGGCTTCCCCCTTTCCTGCCCCCCCAAAGCGCAACCAGGACTGTCAGTAACTGCTCCTTTGGAACCTGATCTGTGAGGTGCACCACCCCTGCCTGCATCTGTAGAGGAAGCACCACTTGCTTCACCTCAGGTTTCCCAGCCTGGCATCCCTCAAGTTCCTATGACTGAGCCAACTGACTGCCCATCACACTTAGAGGGGGAGGCGGAGAAACAGACCCCTTCACCCCACATGTGCCAGACCAGAAGCGGGACATTCTACAGTCATTAAAGAGGATCCAAAGACTTCACAAGAAAGCCAACCCTCTTTAAGGGGGTGCAAGGAGGGGTTCATTGCTGAGTCGAGTTGAGTTGAATTTATTGCGGTCGCagaccaaaataaaacaaaacattaaaacattgaacattaaaacacaTAGAAATATACAGAAAGTTAAGAAACAACACAACCAGGGAAAGCTTAAAACCTTAAAAATACCTACAATATTCCTAAAGGTTTTAGATAAATGAAGTTAAAATTTTCCTGGTACTAATAATTGTAGCACAATATTTTGCAACAGATTCCGTTATATGTACTTCTTGGTCAGCAAGGAAATATTTAACATAGAAAGCTTCATTTCTTCCAGGAAGATGAGTAATTAGAGGGCTAATCAACCGAGATCTAGCTTCTCTATAATATTGGCAATGAAGTAGGACGTGCGTTATTGACTCTATCTCGCCATCCCCGCAAGGACATTTTCTGTCAGAATAGgatatttttttatatctgccTTCCAAAATCGCAGATGGCAAGCAATTTAATCTTGCCAACGTAAACACCTTGCGATATTTGGGTAGAAATAAATTAGATAAATATGGCATAGCATACTGAGGATTACTATTATACATATGTTTTTTAACCATCATCAAATGTTGCTGGAAATCAATATCTTTAACTCTTTGAAGAATATGCTCTTTGGCTTTTACAAAACCCATTGATAGAATTAAAGGAATTGAAAATCCCATTTTTGCTATTTTGTCAATAATCATCATTTCCCATGTTGAATGGAATTTATCCTGGAGGATATGGGAAGCCAATCCTACTGGACTGAATATCAGCTTGAGCCATGTGTTAATTCTAAAGTACCAAACACGGGTTTCTATGGACAATAATCccgtttccaatcttaaaataaaaCTAGGGACACAAGTGGGAACTGCAAGTATAGACCTGAGAAAAGTATTTTGAACTGCTTCCAATGGAGCAAACTTCTCATAGGTTGTTACCTGTGAGCCGTATAGTCATTGTGGAATTATTTTTGCTCTAAAAACTTTTATAGCTGCAGTGGGGATTTGGCCCCCTTTGTTGTAATAAAAGGATAGTAGAGCCTTCATAGTTCTTTTTGCATTCATAACGGCCTGGTGTGAAAACAAAAGGCTGTCCTTGCAGATGTTGCCTGGTCTCACTACCACTTTCTTCCAGCTAGAGCTTTACTAAGATGTTCCAGTGCTAAAGACTAATTGGAGATTATAACATTTGAGCTTGGAGCAATTCTGCAGTGGTTCATTCTTAGCTGTATTTAGAGAAATGGTGAGGATGAGGTCACTCACCAGAAGCACAGATGAGAAGAGAATAAACTTGCATCCTATCTACttcatcattcattcataataatatttatatactgcttaatatgcaaaatgctgaagtggtttacataaaataccataatgtCATAAAAAGAATATACATACAACATTATACAAAGAAATATGTCAGTAAAAGCAGAGAATCCATCAAGAAAACATTGCTATattccaataaataataaaatagcagTGTGATTTATCTTAGAAGCCAGGGAAGTCCTGTTTAAATAGATAGTTCTTCAGGAGGTGTGTAAAACTTGCAAACTGTTTCTGCCTCACAAACAGCACATGGAGGGTATTACAGAGAATGGATGGAACCCCAATCATTAACCATGCTGACTAGGGTTgaagccacaggtttcccttccCTGGTTTGAAAGATAAACCTAGCAACTGGATTTGGGGGGGCTCTTAGACGAGGCATCCTCCACAGAACCTCTTAACCTGAAAGAGATGGGGCATGTAATTCTCTTCCACTATCCGACTTTCCTGAGTTCTCTATGTAAAGTCAGAATCATGCCTGAGTGTGGCCCAGGACATTCTATTGGGATTGTTGCAAGACAGCCGGAAAATAGAAGCAGCCTAATACATTTATTTCGTGTCATTGttttaaaatctaataaaaataaaatgtatacaatTTCAAAGTAAGGGCTTAGTACTTGTCAGTTATCTCAGTGCCTTTGCATTCATTAGCCATTAGAGAACATTACATGGCAAGAACAAGTTTAGTTCTAAGGGAGCAACTGGACAAATCTCTGACTGCATTTTTTCCCTTACATCTCCCCAGCAATTCCGTTTCCAGGGACAATTTCTTACGTGCCTTTGGATACTGAGCACCTAGAGTGTTACACCCCTGGTCAAACCATAGATCTTGGCTATTCATCTGGATCTGGATAGGAATAGGAGAACTAATTGTGGAGATAGTGATGCAACTCCTCACCCATATACTCTTTGTTTATATAATAATTGTATGCCCTTTAGGAGACATTCCCAAAGGGATGCTGGCAGCATATATAAGGATAGAAAATGCTGCAATGAGTACACAACAAACAATGGATGTCACAGATACGAAGAATCATATTTATGTCACAGGTGAGCCAAAGAAAAGTCTATTTGGTCACTGAATGGGCTTCAACATTCAACATTTGTCCATGCAAGTAAGACTTGTGAAAATAAATAACTTCAGGAATATGTGTCAGACTCATGCTATCTTATTATAATGCATCACAGGTAatgatttaggttgcaatcctcaacatgtctactcagaagagattcccattcattttaatggggctTGTTCCCAGGAAAGTAGGGTTAGGTTTGTAAGCTTCTTAATATTcatcttatttttaaatgttatacTATCCATTAAAGCCTTCACTGTTTATTCcacttttttattaaaaaaaccctctttttTCTTGTACAGAAATGCTATCACCTTTGTGACTGAGGCATGGACATGGAAAACCAaactgagttgacagagttcattCTTCTGGGCTTTTCAACTCTAGAGGATAGCTATATTTTACTTTTTGGAGGGTTTCTAATCATCTATCTGTTCACTGTACTGTGGAACACCTTTATCATTATCATAGCTATATTGGACCAGAGGCTCAGAACCCCCATGTATTTCTTCCTGGGGAATCTCTCCTTTCTTGACATCTgctacaccaccaccaccatcccccaaatGCTGGATCATCTCCTCTCCCACAAAAGCAACATCACTTACATGGGCTGTGTGTTACAGCTTtattttttcttctcctttttggGTGTAGAATGTCTCCTTCTGGCAGTGATGGCGTTTGACCGCTACGTTGCCATCTGCAACCCTCTGCGTTACACACTAATTATCAACAAAAATATCTGTCTCCAATTGGCCTCAGCCTGCTGGACTGGTGGTTTCCTTAACTCTGTCATACACACTGTCTATGCATTCCGGCTACCTTTCTGTGGAGATAATCGAATTGATGCTTTCTACTGTGACATTCCACCTCTGCTGAAGCTGTCATGTGGGGACATCTCCCTCAACCAGATGCTCTTACTGTATATTGGCTTGCTCATGGCTTGGACACCTTTAGTAAGCATCCTTCTATCTTACGCTTACATCATTTCAACTGTTTTGAAAATACAATCCTCGGAAGGAAGGCAAAAGGCTTTCTCCACCTACTCTTCTCATCTCACAGTGGTTCATCTATACTATGGTAGTGCCATCTTCACCTACTCAAGACCCATGTCCATTCATTCATCAGTTAACACAAAGCTAATCCCCCTGATGTACAGTATCTTGACTCCAGTGTTAAATCCTATTATCTACACCTTGTGCAACAAGGATGTGAAACAAGCTTGGCAAAGCATGATGGGGAAATTATAACTTTTGTAATAAATACCTCACTTCTTCTGAATATAAAAGCAAGTATTTTAGGGCCTAATTCACACCTTAAGGAGGAGTCTCtctcatatttttttcttttgcagaacACAGATTGTTTTACTTCTGCAGATCCTTGGAGTACAATAAAGGTGACTCTATTAGTTTAGTTTTAGATCACTGACCATGTTATTGTGTTATTGTATTTTGGACTGCcatgttaatatttatttttaatgattgCATTTTGTGATTGTTGTTAGTGGATTTGGgataaattatcatcatcattatcctcctcctccagctttATAAGTTGGTTTTGGTGGCTATTAAGTTAAAATGAGGTGTgatttgctgttgttatgtgccttcaagtcgattacgacttatggcgaacctatgaatcagtgacctctaatagcatctgtgatatgccaccctgttcagatcttgtaagttcaggtctgtggcttcctttatggaatcaatccatcccttgtttggtcttcctctttttctactcccttctgttttttccagcattattgtcttttcaagagaatcatgtcttcccgTTATGTGTCCAtagtataacttcagtttcatcattttagcttctatgttAAATATATACCACACACATTAAGCTTTTTCATGCAATCTACACATTCATGTATATTGTAGTTCTTTTCATCTGCTTTTCTTCAGATGgtccatattctctctctctgtgtgtggtgtgtgtgtgtgtggtgtgtgtgtgtttttccaaaACTGATTTGTGCTATCTATGCTTCCCAGATGAAGTTActttttcttgttcttttaaTGTTCTTATTACCAGTTCTGCACAACTAAATACGAACTAGAGGGCTGCTAGGGCTTCAATAGCATGTATATAATGCATATAATATACTAAAAGTTGGGTTGTAACCAGTTGCTTTGTCTAcctcattttaaaacattaacattagcTGAAAAACCATAGAAGATTCACACTCAGAATGCTAATGGTCAAAGCTTGGGACCAATTCAAATATTGCTGCATACTCCTTTTCCAGAAAGTAGGTGATGTGatgtttttatttgaaaataatatatgcattttctaaataaataaatcagtttaaTTGTCTCAATATTCACTGAGAAACAAACTGCATAGTAagaacattttagcatgtgtttttaaatttctttttttaaaaaatgtgcttttaaagttgtatatttatgcatttgtttttaatgttttcaattgtaaactgcacagagagcttcagttatgggCAAtatacaattgttgttgttattattattattaataataataataatgatgataatgatgatgataataataataatgatgatgatgatgatgatgatgataataatagaagaagaagaagaagaagaagaagaagaagaagaagaagaaaatcctCTCACAGTAAAGACTTAAGGTCCACTGTGACATCAGCAGTAAATCTCTGAACTCTTTGTGctaactttgaaaacaatgcttgAAAATTCTGACTCGACAAGGCAAGTAAACACATCCACCCTTGCCTTGGTTTTAGTTTTGCTTCACGTTCTTGTTGCTTTGATGTGATAAGAAGATTGTGACCACATAGGAAAATATGAAGGCAAGATAGTGCAATGCGTGTACTGAATAAAGAGTGGGAGTGGTTTTCACAAAACCCTGAAAAAGGCTGAAGGAAAGGCTTGATTAGCCATACGTCCAGCTCTACTCTCACAATGCCAGTGCagagtgcatgtgcatgcatgaggTCAGATGCCAAGCCCACATTCTAGGTATCTTGGACGTGAAACCAGAAGGAATGTCACAAAATGCATTGTACCTTTTGAAACAACAATTTGCAGCCATTACCAGGCACAAGCAATGCTCCCCTCAGTACCCTAGGAGATTCCAGTATAAAGACCACACTAGTGTCATCGGACGTATCTAAGCATTGCTCAGTCACTGATTTGCATGCTACTGATGGATAGACCTGTCCAGATTTTTGCCCCCACACCCTCAAAGAAAACTCATGAGACAGGAGATTGGATTAAGGTTACATTTATTAAAATGTAAGAAACCTGGAGGACCTACAGATCAAATAACCAAATTATCCAAATCTAGAAGACATGGGcaagtgaggatttttttttctaattctgtAAGAGATGCTTCCCTACGGACCCCAGGCATGTACTACAGCCAtgggctgtggctccccagataAGGATGGAGAGGAAATCACTCCCACCTTGCTAGGTGAACCTTGAATAAAAGCCCAACATGTGAAGCCAGGCCCCACTGTACCCACTTTCACCTGAACTGTGTCTTTCAGGTAGATGGCCCCCCAAGGCCCCTAGGCATGCAGCTCTGGCAGATCCCTTAAGATCCCAATAATGTCTCAGTATACCTACAGATTTTCTCCCCGTGTTCCTCACTTGCCTGAACCCCATGCCCTCTCAGGGCGATCAACCACACCACTCCCTAAGCCAACTGAATTTACCCCAACAGTGTGGAGGAGGCAAaaaaatgtgagaaacaaaaCAGGCAATCCACCAAAAGAATCCTACTTAGCCCTCTTACAGAACACTAGCAAAGCCAACACAGCATACAGGAGGGAGAACACAGTAAAAGAGAGAAGATGAATGGCTGAGAGTAGAGCACAATTATATAGCAAGCTCCAACCCCCTCCTTATTGGCTGATTCAGCCCATGTGGCCACCCCTTAACCCCTTCTCTTTGCGAGTTAAACTCTTAAGTCATCTTCCCAtggaacatgtgtgtgtgtgtgtgtgtgcaagatcAAATCCACCCCTGCTTGAGAGCAGGAACAAAATTCTCCATGCATAAGAAATTGTGGAATGGGGccttttgtgttgtggcacctagCCTTTAGAATTtactccccttaaatgttaggtgccgtctctgttatcttttcagtgccttctgaagactttcctctttaaacaagcctttaagtaaagacctttatcccagtctgcatctgtattggaattaagatttttaaaaaattgttttattgcttgttgtttggaacaatgggctcctttgggaggaaaggcagaatatatttctatcaagatttaaatagcagggaaattgtgtagctatggtgaatgcaccaggggagcaagagacctgacttcctctctgatatattgtactgccctacacatttgtaaaaatgcaaacacaatttggttggtctttcacagtccaatccacttcctgtgtagcttggaagaatttggtattctgagcatatggtgagtggtggcaacacctgcaatcagaactatatctccaaagatggagaattcatTTCTTGTATGTTTGATAgtgttctttgcttctttcctgtcttactattgtttctacagagaatctaacctagaaaattatatttctgtcattattcatcctagaaatctgtgtcgaatttttttttgttaatttcAGAGCCTTCTTATTGGCTGCTTCTTACCCCTCTGGTGGTTTCTGCTGACCCCCCTAAAAAGCCTGGCCCATGGGCAGTTGGTGCATGACAGCGAGGCACCACATATCAAGCACTCATGCCTAAAACAGCAAGGGTTGTGGGCACAGACACCCCGGGAGCTAAATTCCCAGCATAGCAGCCGATGTTGAACACCTTGTCCCACGTATTGAGCAGGTATGGAGCTCCAGGAGTTCAGGGCCAGCAGGGGCTACATGGAAGAGTGGCCTATTCTGGTAAGTCACCTgttggaattcctggtggaagaCAGGAGGAAGGGTCTCTCAGTCAGGATGCTGCGAGGTAAGCGGGTGGGGCTATCCTTTATGGCTAAGGCTGGGGGCTTTCAGGACCATTCAGAAGACTTTAGGGTCTGCCATATGCTGGGTGGGTGGGCTAGAGAGTGTACTGCTACCCCTGATCCCCGCTGCCCCTTTTCACCCAACCTCTTGATGGGCCTGTTAGGCCGATGGGTTGACATATGTTCATCACAATACAAGGTCCAGCTGTTTCATGCAGGGGCCCTGACACtgtttttggagccttccggatagGGGAGGTGGTTGCCAGGTCCAACCTGGACTCTTCTTCAAGCACCCTCCTGCTGTCAGATGTTAGTTTTGACCCCTCAAAAGATCCTAGCAGTGCTAGGATCAGGTTTGATGGTCCAAGACTGAGCAACAGAGCAAGGGTTGGACCGTGGTTTTGTACGCTGCCACAGAACCGGGCATCTGTCCTGTAAGGGCATTAcaatgtttgggggggggggcaggggcctAAATCcaggttatttgtttattcagGAGGGGGGATCTCCCTCACGAAGTTTCAGTTTGGGGTGCTTACTAAGCTAGTGCTTCAGGGCTTGGGAGTGGACCCCTCAGCATTCATGGCCCACTCTTTTAGGATTGGATCTACTTCTACAGCAGCAAGGGTTTTCACAGGACAGGCTGCAGGTCATTGGCAGATGGAAATCTGGTGCATAAAAAGGTTATATTCACCCTTTTGGCAAGCCTGAAGGTCTGGGAGCCTAACttttgaaattattttgtttttggcaggttgttgGATGGGGACGGAGCTGACGGGCATCCTAATCTGCCGCCATAGCTTGGTGTTCTGGGTGGGCTGTAGGGCCATGAAGTTACATTGTGGTTCTCAGCTGGGCCACACTCAGTGGCCTATGGTTCAGTGGCTTGGCCAATGGGGAatgtgctgggatgggctcctacccattttgttccagcagggtttggTGCAGACAGTTCCACAGGTTATGGTTATtgacctgggtgggaatgacttTGGTTtgcttaagggcaaggcccttagtttacaggcatgtgaggacatgcagtttgtgaggcaaAGTTGGCCCAGTGTTCatctgatatggtcagacataTTTCCCCACCCGGTCTGGTATTGTTTGGTGGACACGAGGGGGATAGATAGGGCACATAAGAAGGTCAACTGGCAGATTCAGTTGGTTGTTCTGGCACACAGGGGTTGGCTTTACATCATCTACTTATTCAGCACTCTTGGGTTGAGCATTATAGGGTGGATGGAATTCACCTGACAGATGCAGGTAATGACAGATGTACCTAATGAGTTCATCTGACAGATTCAGGTAAtgtctgtgagaggtgcttctcggcagtggggtgaagggggactaaatagaaatTTGCCCCCTTCTGTGGTGGTAAGATGctggaagggaagtaggtaaggacagctaggtggctcccttaggcacctttggaggtgattggtggctctGGAGGACTGTCAGTCAGGGTTTTatggcccaagggcaggatataggaTGCTTTTGGGGCCAGCTCATCCTCCTGGAGTTGTAAAgcccggggggtggtgatgtgggaagtttCCCGTCTCACTCAAATGGTGTGGTAggagtaaggggtaagcagaatggcttgcccttgcccccgcAAGTGCTGGTCACCCGAGAACTGTATTCcaactgcttgcttatagacagttcccacacctatgtttcccctctgcaggttaggTTAAGGGGGTTTGCTATAGTTTATTAATGTGGCCCTTTGttcatgaggggagagagactctgttgccatcaggggaggctgcttccacctgccttgccccaccctccagccttcaaacgcagcttctttaggaggactttctgatctttgggttgggctgtgtgggttggggtatagcttctactttgttgtttagttttattgcttgttttttgatgtttatatacttttatgtttgatttTTATATGCCTGTATTttgtacgtcactcagagtggctgggtttccagccagatgggtgactaataaatcgaataaaataaataaataaataaaataaaccgaGCTTGCTGT belongs to Rhineura floridana isolate rRhiFlo1 chromosome 11, rRhiFlo1.hap2, whole genome shotgun sequence and includes:
- the LOC133366412 gene encoding olfactory receptor 5V1-like; amino-acid sequence: MDMENQTELTEFILLGFSTLEDSYILLFGGFLIIYLFTVLWNTFIIIIAILDQRLRTPMYFFLGNLSFLDICYTTTTIPQMLDHLLSHKSNITYMGCVLQLYFFFSFLGVECLLLAVMAFDRYVAICNPLRYTLIINKNICLQLASACWTGGFLNSVIHTVYAFRLPFCGDNRIDAFYCDIPPLLKLSCGDISLNQMLLLYIGLLMAWTPLVSILLSYAYIISTVLKIQSSEGRQKAFSTYSSHLTVVHLYYGSAIFTYSRPMSIHSSVNTKLIPLMYSILTPVLNPIIYTLCNKDVKQAWQSMMGKL